In the genome of Variibacter gotjawalensis, one region contains:
- a CDS encoding CinA family protein — MDTEVIASAERTLALYRERKMTIATVESCTGGLVAGALTEIPGSSEVVDRGFVTYSNAAKMALVGVSAEVLEAHGAVSRETAEAMARGAQERAGVSAAVAITGVAGPGGGSAAKPVGLVHFAAARSGKTLHREKRFGDLGRAEIRRRSVLEALDLLREIAS, encoded by the coding sequence ATGGACACCGAAGTCATCGCGTCCGCGGAGCGAACGTTGGCGCTCTATCGCGAACGCAAGATGACGATTGCGACCGTGGAATCGTGCACCGGCGGGCTTGTCGCCGGCGCGTTGACAGAAATTCCCGGTTCGTCAGAAGTCGTTGACCGCGGGTTCGTTACATATTCCAACGCTGCAAAGATGGCACTCGTCGGCGTGTCCGCCGAAGTGTTGGAGGCACACGGCGCGGTGAGCCGCGAAACGGCGGAGGCGATGGCGCGGGGCGCACAAGAGCGCGCCGGCGTCTCGGCCGCTGTCGCGATCACGGGCGTTGCCGGTCCGGGTGGCGGCTCGGCGGCGAAACCTGTCGGCCTCGTGCACTTTGCTGCCGCGCGAAGCGGTAAGACGCTCCATCGCGAGAAGCGGTTCGGCGATCTTGGGCGTGCGGAAATCCGGCGACGATCCGTACTCGAAGCGCTCGACCTGTTGCGGGAAATTGCGTCTTAG
- a CDS encoding sensor histidine kinase NtrY-like translates to MAAVEEIPQTEMERAVPAPRLGTRFLGPAAITLALLSALVTFLVLTNLTPIAPTHDVVVSVLIANAVAALLLLSIITWEIAKIVQARRHGQAGSRLHVRIVALFSIIAALPAVLVAIVASITLDRGLDQWFSTRTRAIIANSITVAEAYVREHAEMIRSDIVATAFDAGRAKPLFDQDRERFKQFLAAQSQYRGLQIVALFDTNGKILESFGLPDGRQLPLPPKQALEAITTTEPRIALVPDSGEVASVIRLHGYENTYLYVARPLAPKVLEQLRQTQLAVAEYEGLEARRPGVQVAFGLMYTVIALILLLSSAWLGLNFANRLVTPIRRLIGAANLVSTGNLFVQVPVRRSEGDLANLGETFNKMTQELRSQRDDLVSARDTMDSRRRFTEAVLAGASAGVIGLDAAERITILNRSAEKILGKPEAEALNVRLVDLMPELEPLLTAARSGGQRMAQGQLAIARDSRERNLSVRVTTEQAPGEEHGYVVTLDDITDLVMAQRSTAWADIARRIAHEIKNPLTPIQLSAERLKRKYGKVIVEDKAVFEQCTDTIVRQVDDIKRMVDEFSRFARMPKPVMGNDDVADTVRQVVFLQQVANPDIDFEYTIDEDPMLARFDRRLISQGLTNIVKNATEAVAAVPTEELGKGLIKVTVKRDGEDIVIDVIDNGIGLPKENRNRLLEPYVTTREKGTGLGLAIVERILEEHGGRIELNDSPEVAKGGRGAWMRLQFSDSKAAANVAPAQDSKEPQGAQHGG, encoded by the coding sequence ATGGCGGCCGTCGAAGAGATACCTCAAACCGAGATGGAAAGGGCGGTGCCTGCACCGCGCCTTGGAACGCGTTTCCTCGGACCAGCCGCGATAACGCTCGCGCTGCTGTCGGCGCTTGTCACATTCCTCGTCCTCACCAATCTCACACCGATCGCGCCGACGCACGACGTGGTCGTCTCGGTGTTGATAGCGAACGCTGTCGCGGCATTGCTCCTGCTCTCGATCATCACGTGGGAAATCGCGAAAATTGTTCAAGCGCGGCGGCACGGCCAGGCAGGCTCGCGCCTGCATGTGCGGATTGTCGCGTTGTTCTCGATCATCGCGGCGCTGCCCGCAGTGTTGGTCGCGATTGTCGCCAGCATCACGCTCGATCGCGGCCTCGACCAGTGGTTCTCGACGCGCACGCGCGCGATCATCGCGAATTCGATCACCGTCGCAGAAGCGTATGTGCGGGAGCATGCGGAGATGATCCGCAGCGACATCGTCGCAACGGCATTCGACGCCGGTCGCGCGAAGCCGCTGTTCGATCAAGATCGCGAGCGCTTCAAGCAATTCCTCGCCGCGCAGTCGCAATATCGCGGATTGCAGATCGTCGCGCTGTTCGACACCAACGGAAAAATTCTCGAAAGCTTCGGCCTGCCCGACGGCCGGCAGTTGCCGCTGCCGCCGAAGCAAGCGCTCGAGGCGATCACGACGACGGAGCCGCGCATCGCGCTCGTGCCGGACTCGGGCGAGGTGGCGTCGGTCATTCGCCTGCACGGCTACGAAAATACGTATCTCTATGTCGCGCGCCCGCTCGCGCCGAAAGTGCTGGAACAGCTGCGCCAGACGCAACTCGCTGTGGCCGAATACGAAGGCCTGGAGGCGCGCCGGCCAGGTGTGCAAGTCGCCTTCGGCCTCATGTACACCGTGATCGCACTGATCTTGCTGTTGTCGTCCGCGTGGCTCGGACTGAACTTCGCCAATCGCCTCGTCACACCTATTCGCCGACTGATTGGCGCGGCGAACTTGGTCTCGACCGGCAATCTCTTCGTGCAGGTTCCGGTGCGTCGATCGGAAGGCGATCTCGCCAACCTCGGCGAGACGTTCAACAAGATGACGCAGGAGCTGCGCAGCCAGCGCGACGATCTCGTTTCGGCGCGCGATACGATGGATAGTCGACGCCGTTTCACCGAGGCCGTGCTCGCAGGCGCAAGCGCCGGCGTGATCGGCCTCGACGCAGCAGAGCGCATCACCATCCTCAACCGCTCCGCCGAGAAGATCCTCGGCAAGCCCGAAGCCGAGGCGCTCAACGTGCGCCTCGTCGACCTGATGCCTGAGCTCGAGCCGCTGCTCACCGCCGCGCGTTCGGGCGGCCAGCGTATGGCGCAGGGTCAACTCGCGATCGCGCGCGATTCACGCGAGCGCAATCTTTCGGTTCGCGTCACCACCGAACAAGCACCGGGCGAGGAACACGGCTACGTGGTCACGCTCGACGACATTACGGATCTCGTCATGGCGCAGCGTTCGACCGCTTGGGCCGATATCGCGCGACGCATCGCGCACGAAATCAAAAATCCTCTGACGCCAATTCAGCTCTCTGCCGAGCGTCTGAAACGCAAATACGGAAAAGTCATCGTCGAGGACAAAGCCGTCTTCGAGCAATGCACCGATACGATCGTGCGCCAGGTCGACGACATCAAGCGCATGGTCGACGAGTTCTCGCGCTTTGCCCGTATGCCGAAGCCCGTGATGGGCAACGACGACGTCGCCGATACGGTGCGTCAGGTCGTGTTCCTGCAGCAGGTTGCCAATCCCGACATCGACTTCGAATACACGATCGATGAAGACCCGATGCTGGCGCGCTTCGACCGCCGCCTGATCTCGCAGGGCCTCACGAACATCGTGAAGAATGCGACCGAAGCTGTTGCGGCCGTGCCGACGGAAGAACTCGGCAAGGGCCTCATCAAAGTTACGGTGAAGCGCGATGGCGAGGACATTGTCATCGACGTGATCGACAACGGCATCGGCCTGCCGAAAGAGAACCGTAACCGGCTGCTCGAGCCCTACGTGACGACGCGCGAGAAGGGCACAGGTCTCGGCCTCGCGATCGTCGAACGCATTTTGGAAGAGCATGGCGGCCGCATCGAACTCAACGACTCGCCCGAGGTTGCCAAGGGCGGCCGCGGCGCGTGGATGCGGCTGCAATTCAGCGACAGCAAGGCGGCGGCTAACGTAGCGCCGGCTCAAGACAGTAAAGAACCACAGGGTGCGCAACATGGCGGCTGA
- a CDS encoding two-component system sensor histidine kinase NtrB, translated as MSIAEVHSGLAFSPSDAVVHALPHPIMIVAQNGRIADANAAAESFFAVSSALLRRQVVRDLVPFGSPLLALIEQVRKRGAAVNEYRVDLETPRNPGERIVDLYVAPLAEHPGHVVVLLQERTRADKMDRQLTHRGAARSVIALAAMLAHEIKNPLSGIRGAAQLLEQSSNDDDRVLTRLICDEADRIVKLVDRMEVFGDERPIDREPVNIHAVLEHVKKLAQTGFGRHINFVEEYDPSLPPVLANRDQLIQVFLNLVKNAAEAIGDTQDGEIQLTTAFRPGVRLSVPGNSARVSLPLEFCVKDNGPGVSDDLLPHLFDPFVTTKTSGSGLGLALVAKIVGDHGGIVECESQARRTTFRVLMPMYSTAHLTKQSGATPSVK; from the coding sequence ATGAGCATTGCGGAAGTCCACTCAGGCCTTGCCTTCTCGCCGTCCGATGCGGTCGTCCATGCGTTGCCGCATCCGATCATGATCGTTGCGCAAAACGGCCGTATTGCCGACGCCAACGCCGCCGCCGAGTCGTTCTTTGCGGTGTCGAGCGCACTGCTGCGTCGTCAGGTCGTGCGCGATCTCGTGCCGTTCGGCAGTCCGTTGCTGGCGTTGATCGAACAGGTGCGCAAACGCGGCGCGGCCGTGAACGAATATCGTGTCGACCTTGAAACGCCGCGCAATCCCGGCGAACGCATCGTCGATCTGTACGTCGCGCCGTTGGCGGAGCATCCGGGGCACGTCGTCGTGCTGCTTCAAGAGCGCACGCGCGCGGACAAAATGGATCGCCAGTTGACGCATCGTGGCGCAGCTCGCTCGGTCATCGCGCTGGCCGCAATGCTGGCGCATGAGATCAAGAACCCGCTGTCCGGTATCCGCGGTGCCGCGCAATTGCTCGAACAATCGAGCAATGATGACGACCGCGTTCTGACGCGTCTCATCTGCGACGAAGCCGATCGGATCGTGAAGCTCGTCGATCGCATGGAAGTCTTTGGCGACGAACGCCCCATAGACCGCGAACCGGTCAACATTCACGCAGTCCTCGAGCACGTGAAGAAGCTGGCGCAGACGGGTTTCGGCCGTCACATCAACTTTGTTGAAGAATACGATCCGTCGTTGCCGCCGGTGCTGGCCAATCGGGATCAACTGATTCAAGTGTTCCTCAATCTCGTGAAGAACGCCGCCGAAGCCATAGGCGATACGCAAGACGGTGAGATTCAGCTGACCACCGCGTTTCGTCCCGGTGTTCGCCTGTCGGTCCCCGGCAACAGCGCGCGCGTTTCTCTGCCGCTGGAGTTCTGCGTGAAGGACAACGGCCCGGGCGTCAGCGACGATCTCTTGCCGCACCTGTTCGATCCGTTCGTCACGACCAAGACGAGCGGGAGTGGCCTCGGCCTTGCATTGGTTGCGAAGATCGTCGGCGATCACGGCGGCATCGTGGAATGCGAGTCGCAAGCACGCCGCACGACATTCCGCGTTCTGATGCCGATGTATTCGACCGCACATTTAACAAAGCAGTCCGGCGCTACGCCAAGTGTGAAATAA
- a CDS encoding sigma-54-dependent transcriptional regulator, translating into MAADILIVDDEADIRELVSGILDDEGFGTRTAGNSDEALAAIQARRPSMVFLDIWLQGSKLDGLQVLDAIKQEHQELPVVMISGHGNIETAVSAIRRGAYDFIEKPFKADRLVLVATRAIETAQLKREVKQLKQSNPQASGIVGRSTPMNQLRQIIEKVAPTNSRIMIIGPSGAGKELTARTLHTASERAQGPFVVINAAAITPEHMEIELFGVEQAGEGRRVGALEEAHGGTLFIDEIADMPRETQNKILRVLVDQTFQRVGGINKVNVDVRIVSSTSRNLEAAIAAGQFREDLYHRLSVVPIRVPPLAERREDIPEMVEHFMEQISNSTGLPRRRIGEDAMAILQSHDWPGNVRQLRNNVERLMILAGGDADAVITASMLPQDVGSMVPAMPNGNGGEQLMGLPLREAREVFEREYLVAQISRFGGNISRTAEFVGMERSALHRKLKALGIG; encoded by the coding sequence ATGGCGGCTGATATCCTCATCGTCGACGACGAGGCGGACATTCGCGAATTGGTCTCGGGCATCCTCGATGACGAGGGCTTCGGCACGCGGACTGCTGGCAACAGCGACGAAGCGCTGGCCGCGATTCAAGCGCGCCGGCCCAGCATGGTGTTCCTCGACATCTGGCTGCAGGGCTCAAAGCTCGATGGCTTGCAGGTGCTTGATGCGATCAAGCAGGAGCATCAGGAACTGCCGGTCGTGATGATCTCCGGCCACGGCAACATCGAGACGGCTGTTTCGGCGATCCGCCGCGGCGCTTACGACTTCATCGAGAAGCCGTTTAAAGCCGATCGTCTCGTCTTGGTCGCGACACGCGCGATTGAAACCGCGCAGCTCAAGCGTGAGGTTAAGCAGCTCAAACAATCGAACCCGCAGGCAAGCGGCATCGTCGGTCGCTCCACGCCGATGAACCAGCTTCGTCAAATCATCGAAAAAGTCGCTCCGACCAACAGCCGCATCATGATTATCGGCCCCTCCGGCGCCGGCAAGGAACTCACGGCGCGCACGCTGCACACTGCATCGGAGCGCGCGCAGGGCCCGTTCGTCGTTATCAATGCGGCGGCGATCACGCCCGAGCATATGGAGATCGAACTCTTCGGTGTCGAACAGGCCGGCGAGGGCAGGCGGGTTGGTGCGCTCGAAGAAGCGCATGGCGGCACGCTGTTCATCGACGAAATCGCCGACATGCCGCGCGAGACGCAGAACAAGATTTTGCGCGTGCTGGTCGATCAAACATTCCAGCGCGTCGGCGGCATCAACAAGGTCAACGTCGACGTCCGCATCGTCTCATCGACGAGCCGGAATCTCGAAGCTGCGATTGCCGCAGGGCAGTTCCGCGAAGATCTCTATCACCGGCTTTCGGTCGTCCCGATCCGTGTTCCGCCTCTTGCGGAGCGTCGCGAAGATATCCCCGAGATGGTCGAGCATTTCATGGAGCAAATCTCCAATTCGACCGGCCTGCCGCGCCGCCGTATCGGCGAAGACGCGATGGCGATCCTGCAATCGCACGATTGGCCGGGCAACGTGCGCCAACTGCGCAACAACGTCGAGCGTCTGATGATCCTCGCCGGCGGCGACGCTGACGCTGTTATCACGGCGTCGATGCTGCCGCAGGACGTCGGGTCGATGGTGCCCGCGATGCCGAACGGCAATGGCGGCGAGCAGCTGATGGGCCTGCCGTTGCGTGAGGCGCGCGAAGTGTTCGAGCGCGAATATCTTGTCGCGCAGATCAGCCGCTTCGGCGGTAACATCTCGCGGACGGCCGAGTTTGTCGGAATGGAGCGCTCGGCGCTTCACCGCAAGCTCAAAGCCCTCGGCATCGGCTAA
- a CDS encoding bifunctional 2-C-methyl-D-erythritol 4-phosphate cytidylyltransferase/2-C-methyl-D-erythritol 2,4-cyclodiphosphate synthase, with product MRPKVAAVIVAAGSGSRFGGSPKQYRYLDGLPIVRAAIATFASHENIDHIQPVIRSGDSEIFARSLSGIETLPAVPGGATRQASVRAGLEALAALKPDIVLVHDAARPFATAELITNAIAAAQTFGAAVPGLQVVDTVKVVGEDDLVIDTPDRSRLRTVQTPQAFRFAPLLDAHRRAADEGRDGFTDDSALAEWAGLRVNIFEGERSNVKITTPDDLPDSRASKAALTDVRTATGFDVHCFEDGDHVWLGGVRIPHEKKLSGHSDADVVLHALTDALLGAITDGDIGSHFPPSDEQWRGASSDRFLAFAAERVRQRGGVITLLDATLLCEAPRVGPHRDAMRARIAEIAGITADRVAIKATTMEQLGFIGRREGIAAMATATVRLPESK from the coding sequence ATGAGGCCGAAAGTTGCTGCTGTTATTGTCGCCGCCGGGAGCGGATCCCGCTTCGGCGGAAGCCCGAAGCAATATCGCTATCTCGACGGTTTGCCGATCGTCCGTGCCGCAATCGCGACTTTCGCTTCTCACGAGAATATCGATCATATTCAGCCAGTTATACGATCCGGTGACAGTGAGATATTCGCTCGCTCCCTAAGCGGAATTGAGACGCTTCCCGCGGTGCCGGGCGGCGCCACCCGACAAGCCTCGGTGCGCGCCGGCCTCGAAGCCTTGGCCGCGCTGAAGCCCGATATCGTCCTGGTGCACGATGCCGCACGCCCCTTCGCGACGGCGGAACTGATCACAAATGCGATAGCGGCCGCCCAAACCTTCGGCGCTGCGGTCCCTGGACTGCAGGTTGTGGACACGGTGAAGGTCGTTGGTGAAGACGATCTCGTGATCGATACCCCTGACCGGTCTCGTCTGCGGACTGTGCAGACGCCTCAAGCCTTTCGCTTCGCTCCCCTGCTCGATGCGCATCGCCGCGCCGCCGACGAAGGGCGCGACGGCTTTACGGACGATTCCGCGCTTGCCGAATGGGCAGGCCTCCGCGTCAACATTTTCGAAGGTGAGCGCTCCAACGTGAAGATCACAACTCCGGACGACCTGCCCGACTCGCGCGCATCGAAGGCCGCACTCACGGACGTTCGTACTGCGACGGGCTTCGACGTGCATTGCTTCGAGGATGGCGATCATGTCTGGCTCGGCGGCGTGCGCATTCCGCACGAGAAAAAACTTTCCGGGCATTCAGACGCCGACGTTGTTCTCCATGCGCTGACTGACGCTCTTCTCGGCGCGATCACGGACGGCGATATCGGCTCGCACTTTCCGCCTTCAGACGAACAGTGGCGCGGCGCGTCATCCGACCGCTTCCTCGCTTTCGCGGCAGAGCGCGTGCGGCAACGCGGCGGCGTCATCACGCTGCTCGATGCGACACTACTGTGTGAAGCGCCACGCGTCGGACCGCATCGCGACGCGATGCGAGCGCGCATCGCCGAGATCGCAGGTATCACGGCCGACCGGGTGGCGATCAAGGCGACGACGATGGAGCAACTCGGCTTTATCGGTCGCCGCGAGGGGATTGCCGCGATGGCGACCGCGACCGTGCGTTTACCCGAAAGCAAATAG
- a CDS encoding type II toxin-antitoxin system RatA family toxin, protein MPQYRTSRRVAHSAENMFDLVADVERYPEFVPLCEKLRIRRRAEGGEGTDIIVAEMTVSYAVLRETFMSRVTLNKPNLKIGVEYLDGPFSRLDNRWSFTVLDETSCDVAFFISYEFKSRMLGMVMGSVFDAAFRRFADAFEKRADQIYGRAVKA, encoded by the coding sequence ATGCCGCAATATCGAACCAGCCGCCGCGTTGCCCACAGCGCCGAGAACATGTTCGATCTCGTCGCGGACGTTGAGCGCTATCCGGAATTCGTGCCGCTTTGCGAGAAGTTGCGCATTCGCCGTCGCGCCGAAGGCGGGGAGGGCACGGATATCATCGTTGCCGAGATGACGGTGTCCTACGCTGTGCTGCGCGAGACCTTCATGAGCCGCGTGACGCTCAACAAGCCGAACCTCAAGATCGGCGTCGAGTATCTCGACGGTCCATTCAGCCGTCTCGACAATCGGTGGAGTTTTACCGTGCTCGACGAGACGTCGTGCGACGTCGCGTTCTTTATCTCGTACGAGTTCAAGAGCCGCATGCTCGGCATGGTGATGGGCAGCGTCTTCGACGCTGCCTTCCGCCGTTTCGCCGACGCGTTCGAGAAGCGCGCCGACCAAATTTACGGCCGCGCCGTGAAAGCGTGA
- the ntrC gene encoding nitrogen regulation protein NR(I), translating to MAANILVADDDTAIRTVLNQALSRAGYEVRSTGNAATLWRWVSQGDGDLVITDVVMPDENAFDLLPRIKKARPELPVIVMSAQNTFMTAIRASERGAYEYLPKPFDLKELIAIIGRALSEPRDRRPQMGKPEELDSIPLVGRSPAMQEIYRVLAKLMQTDLTVLINGESGTGKELVARALHDYGKRRNGPFVAINMAAIPRDLIESELFGHEKGAFTGANTRSAGRFEQAEGGTLFLDEIGDMPMEAQTRLLRVLQQGEYTTVGGRTPIKTDVRIVAATNKDLRILISQGLFREDLYFRLNVVPLRLPPLRERSEDVPDLIRHFLTIAEREGLPPKRVDSDAVDRLKRYRWPGNVRELENLARRMAALYPHEVITAAVVDAELNQTSAVSAPEPQTEETLSASVERHLARYFAGFQGRLPPPGLYHRILREVEQPLLSAALAATRGNQIRAADLLGVNRNTLRKKIRDLDIQVYRGGS from the coding sequence ATGGCAGCCAACATTCTTGTGGCCGACGACGACACCGCAATTCGTACGGTGCTCAATCAGGCCCTGTCACGCGCCGGATACGAGGTGCGCTCGACCGGCAACGCGGCGACGCTATGGCGCTGGGTCAGCCAAGGCGACGGTGATCTCGTCATCACGGACGTCGTGATGCCGGACGAAAACGCTTTCGATCTTCTGCCGCGCATCAAGAAGGCGCGGCCGGAGCTGCCCGTCATCGTCATGAGCGCGCAAAACACATTCATGACCGCGATCCGCGCGTCGGAGCGGGGCGCTTACGAATATCTGCCGAAGCCGTTCGATCTCAAAGAACTCATCGCGATCATTGGCCGGGCGCTGTCGGAGCCACGCGATAGGCGTCCGCAGATGGGGAAACCGGAAGAGCTGGATTCGATCCCGCTTGTTGGCCGCTCGCCTGCGATGCAGGAGATTTACCGTGTCCTCGCGAAATTGATGCAGACCGATCTGACGGTGCTGATCAACGGCGAATCCGGCACCGGTAAGGAACTGGTTGCGCGCGCACTGCACGATTACGGCAAGCGCCGCAACGGCCCGTTCGTTGCGATCAATATGGCAGCGATCCCGCGTGATCTTATCGAGTCCGAATTGTTCGGCCACGAGAAGGGTGCATTCACGGGTGCCAACACGCGTAGCGCCGGCCGGTTCGAGCAGGCCGAAGGGGGCACACTCTTCCTAGACGAAATCGGCGACATGCCGATGGAGGCGCAGACGCGCTTGCTGCGTGTTCTGCAGCAAGGTGAATACACGACCGTCGGCGGCCGCACGCCGATCAAGACCGACGTGCGTATCGTGGCCGCGACGAACAAGGATCTTCGCATCCTGATCTCGCAAGGTCTCTTCCGCGAAGACTTGTACTTCCGCCTCAACGTCGTGCCGCTGCGACTGCCGCCGCTGCGCGAGCGCAGTGAGGACGTGCCCGATCTCATCCGGCACTTTCTGACGATCGCCGAGCGCGAAGGTCTGCCGCCCAAGCGCGTCGATTCCGACGCGGTCGATCGCCTCAAGCGCTATCGCTGGCCCGGCAACGTCCGCGAGCTGGAAAACCTGGCACGCCGCATGGCGGCGCTCTATCCACACGAGGTCATTACAGCTGCCGTTGTCGATGCGGAGCTCAATCAAACATCGGCGGTGTCAGCGCCGGAGCCGCAGACCGAGGAGACCCTGAGCGCCTCGGTCGAACGGCATCTCGCGCGATACTTTGCGGGATTCCAGGGGCGTCTGCCGCCTCCTGGTCTCTACCATCGAATCCTCAGAGAGGTGGAACAACCGCTGCTTTCTGCTGCTTTGGCGGCCACCCGGGGCAACCAAATTCGCGCCGCCGACCTTCTAGGCGTCAACAGGAACACATTACGTAAGAAGATCAGAGACTTGGATATCCAAGTCTATCGCGGCGGCAGCTGA
- the dusB gene encoding tRNA dihydrouridine synthase DusB: MMGIAPHAAVGDLERLPFSIGPIAVANRALLAPMSGVTDAPFRRLVARLGAGAVVSEMTASELLVQGDADAFQRLHAGGAGPHIVQLAGCEAQWMAEGARVAEAEGADVIDINMGCPARKVTNGYSGSALMRDLDNAERLIDATVGAVSVPVTLKMRLGWDHDTLNAPELAQRAEAAGVVMITVHGRTRCQFYKGSADWRAVQATRAAVNIPVVVNGDITNGMSAAEALDKSGADAVMIGRAAVGRPWLVGQVGAYLQSGAKPGAKPKDPSLSAQRDMLLELYDRMLALHGKAVGVRHVRKHLRASLDVAAGPGERLQDLRKEILTSDDPTRVSASVVDFYDAIEQERCAA, encoded by the coding sequence ATGATGGGCATTGCGCCACACGCAGCAGTTGGTGACTTGGAGCGGTTGCCTTTCTCTATAGGGCCGATCGCGGTCGCCAATCGGGCACTGCTTGCCCCGATGTCCGGCGTTACTGATGCCCCATTTCGCCGTCTTGTCGCAAGGCTCGGCGCAGGGGCTGTAGTATCCGAGATGACCGCAAGCGAACTTCTTGTTCAAGGCGACGCTGATGCCTTTCAACGGCTGCATGCCGGCGGAGCAGGTCCGCACATCGTGCAGCTCGCAGGGTGCGAGGCCCAATGGATGGCGGAAGGAGCCCGAGTCGCCGAAGCCGAAGGTGCTGACGTCATCGACATCAACATGGGCTGTCCGGCGCGCAAGGTTACAAACGGTTACTCGGGTTCTGCGTTGATGCGCGATCTCGACAACGCCGAGCGTTTGATCGACGCGACCGTCGGAGCCGTGTCGGTTCCCGTTACGCTGAAGATGCGACTCGGCTGGGATCACGACACGCTCAACGCTCCGGAACTCGCACAGCGCGCTGAGGCTGCCGGCGTTGTGATGATTACGGTGCATGGCCGGACCCGCTGCCAGTTCTACAAGGGCAGTGCCGATTGGCGTGCCGTTCAGGCAACGCGCGCAGCCGTGAATATTCCGGTCGTCGTCAACGGTGACATCACGAACGGCATGAGCGCGGCAGAGGCACTCGACAAATCCGGCGCGGATGCCGTGATGATCGGCCGTGCGGCCGTCGGACGTCCATGGCTGGTCGGGCAGGTGGGGGCGTATCTGCAATCCGGTGCAAAGCCGGGCGCAAAGCCGAAAGACCCGAGCCTGTCGGCGCAGCGAGACATGCTGCTCGAACTCTACGACCGAATGCTAGCCCTTCACGGTAAGGCGGTCGGTGTTCGCCATGTGCGTAAACATCTGCGTGCGTCTCTCGATGTAGCTGCCGGGCCGGGCGAGCGGCTGCAAGACCTTCGCAAGGAAATCCTCACGTCAGATGATCCCACTAGGGTCTCGGCCAGCGTCGTCGATTTCTACGACGCGATAGAACAAGAAAGGTGCGCCGCATGA
- the bla gene encoding subclass B3 metallo-beta-lactamase, whose amino-acid sequence MKRAAAAFLFALGMTTVSAEAQTLKDLLDKLKANWNAPTEPFRVAGNIHYVGTAGLGSWLITSPQGHILIDTGLVEANSQIKANIEKLGFKLTDVKQLLNTHAHLDHAAGLAELKKESGAPLAASALDKPILEGGYYPGQEDEKALDFPAVKVDRVVGEGDKITVGDTTITAVMTPGHSPGCTSWMIPVKENGKDYTAFLFCSGTVALNKLVGKPTHPTIVEDYRKTFARARDIKADIFLAPHPEMFGMKEKREQIRDGAPNPFIKPGEFNTYAATMETAFEEALKKQTAALEKK is encoded by the coding sequence ATGAAACGGGCTGCTGCTGCTTTCCTTTTTGCTTTGGGCATGACGACGGTCAGTGCCGAAGCACAGACGCTGAAGGATTTGCTCGACAAACTTAAGGCAAATTGGAATGCGCCGACTGAGCCGTTTCGCGTCGCCGGCAACATCCACTACGTCGGGACTGCAGGGCTTGGTTCGTGGCTCATCACCTCGCCGCAAGGCCACATCCTCATCGATACGGGACTTGTGGAAGCCAATTCGCAGATCAAAGCGAATATCGAAAAGCTCGGCTTCAAACTCACCGACGTGAAGCAACTCCTCAACACGCACGCGCATCTCGATCACGCGGCGGGGCTTGCGGAGTTGAAGAAAGAAAGCGGCGCTCCGCTCGCTGCGAGCGCGCTCGACAAGCCGATCCTCGAAGGCGGCTACTATCCCGGACAAGAGGATGAGAAGGCGCTCGACTTTCCGGCCGTGAAAGTCGACCGCGTTGTCGGCGAGGGCGACAAGATCACGGTCGGCGATACGACGATCACGGCCGTGATGACGCCAGGCCACTCGCCTGGCTGCACGAGCTGGATGATCCCGGTCAAAGAAAACGGCAAGGACTACACGGCGTTTCTGTTCTGTAGCGGCACGGTCGCGCTCAACAAGCTCGTCGGCAAGCCGACGCATCCGACCATCGTCGAGGACTATCGCAAGACGTTTGCGCGTGCGCGCGACATCAAAGCCGATATCTTCCTCGCGCCACATCCCGAAATGTTCGGCATGAAGGAGAAGCGCGAGCAGATCCGCGATGGCGCCCCAAACCCATTCATCAAGCCGGGCGAGTTCAACACTTACGCGGCGACGATGGAGACTGCATTCGAAGAAGCGTTGAAGAAGCAGACGGCAGCGCTCGAGAAGAAATAG